From a region of the Candidatus Rhabdochlamydia porcellionis genome:
- a CDS encoding aconitate hydratase, producing MQSSFLHTLTSLEGTEYKYYSLPKLAKQLGVDLSRLPICIRIMLESILRNCDGRRIRKEDVEHLAHWNKEPLEYDIPFVVARVLLQDFTGVPLLVDLAAMRDAMAKQGLDPKKIEPIVPVELVIDHSVQVDRSGTPDAFLFNLEIEFQRNQERYEFLSWGEQAFKTVKIIPPGIGIVHQINLEHLATIVTEKDKLLYFDTVVGTDSHTTMVNGLGVLGWGVGGIEAEAAMLGQPYFLQAPEVIGVYLSGKLLDRATATDLTLRITELLRSEKVVGKFIEFFGEGAASLTLADRATIGNMAPEYGATIGFFPTDDQTMDYLQMTGRTKEEIERIKQYLQAQEMYGVPLFDQIDYTRIIKLDLANIKPCVAGPKRPQDRIDLEQVKKRFNHLFLAPISEGGYGKKKENQKIAIATHSDGNFHLYEPHIMGGTPCLVKESSTTWSETEMVTNRPLNYSVINPGYTQHSSRDIHLKHGSVVIAAITSCTNTSNPSVMIGAGLIAKKAVEKGLQVNRSIKTSLAPGSRVVTDYLQKAGLQKYLDVLGFNLVAYGCTTCIGNSGPLDEKIENAIKQYDLIVASVLSGNRNFEARIHGSVKANFLMSPPLVVAYALAGNMYIDFEKDPLGYDLSGNPVFLADIWPSAKEIEETIFQAMQPEMFIKRYKYILEDNPFWKKIERKIGAQYAWDKKSTYIQCPPFFEHFSKKLPVRPNLTGMRPLALFGDSITTDHISPAGAFRASSAAGKYLIEHGVNETDFNSYGSRRGNHHIMMRGTFANVRIRNQMLTGKEGGFTKLMPEGKEMQIFEACQKYAERKVPLIVFAGSDYGMGSSRDWAAKGTALLGVRAVVARSFERIHRSNLVGMGVLPLQFQENASWESLQISGAETFDLIGLEKECKPHQKVILKINREDGFTQEISLLVRIDSAIEVDYYLQGGILPYVLRQILT from the coding sequence ATGCAGAGCTCTTTTTTACATACACTCACATCTCTAGAAGGCACGGAATACAAGTATTACTCTTTGCCTAAATTAGCAAAGCAGTTAGGGGTTGATTTATCCAGATTGCCGATCTGCATTCGGATTATGTTAGAATCTATCTTACGCAATTGTGATGGCAGGCGTATTAGAAAAGAAGATGTTGAACATCTGGCTCATTGGAATAAAGAACCATTGGAATACGATATTCCTTTTGTAGTAGCACGTGTTTTATTACAGGATTTTACCGGTGTTCCATTGCTTGTTGACTTAGCTGCTATGCGCGATGCAATGGCTAAACAAGGATTAGATCCTAAAAAAATTGAACCTATTGTTCCTGTAGAATTAGTAATAGATCATTCTGTGCAAGTAGATAGATCAGGAACACCAGATGCATTTTTGTTTAACTTGGAAATCGAATTTCAACGCAATCAAGAAAGATATGAATTCTTAAGCTGGGGAGAGCAGGCTTTTAAAACAGTTAAAATCATTCCTCCTGGAATTGGTATTGTCCATCAAATTAATTTAGAACATCTAGCTACTATCGTAACCGAAAAAGATAAGCTATTATATTTTGATACCGTTGTAGGAACTGATTCGCATACCACAATGGTGAATGGATTAGGAGTGCTTGGTTGGGGAGTGGGAGGAATTGAAGCAGAAGCTGCTATGTTAGGACAGCCTTATTTCTTACAAGCTCCTGAGGTAATTGGAGTGTATTTATCCGGCAAATTATTAGACCGAGCAACAGCGACTGATTTGACTTTGAGAATTACAGAGCTATTGCGTAGTGAAAAGGTAGTGGGTAAGTTTATTGAGTTTTTTGGAGAAGGAGCTGCTAGCTTAACTCTTGCAGATCGTGCCACAATTGGAAATATGGCACCTGAATATGGAGCAACCATTGGTTTCTTTCCTACAGATGACCAGACAATGGATTATTTACAGATGACAGGGCGTACTAAAGAAGAGATAGAAAGGATTAAACAATATCTACAAGCTCAAGAAATGTATGGAGTGCCTCTTTTCGATCAAATTGATTACACACGTATCATTAAATTGGATTTAGCTAATATTAAGCCCTGTGTTGCAGGTCCTAAGCGTCCTCAAGATCGGATTGATTTAGAACAAGTAAAGAAGCGATTTAATCATTTGTTTTTAGCTCCTATCTCAGAAGGAGGTTATGGTAAAAAAAAAGAGAATCAAAAGATTGCTATTGCAACCCATTCAGATGGAAATTTTCATTTATATGAACCGCATATTATGGGAGGAACTCCTTGCTTAGTCAAAGAAAGCTCTACCACTTGGAGTGAAACCGAAATGGTAACCAATCGCCCTTTAAATTATAGCGTCATTAATCCAGGATACACGCAGCATTCTTCGCGAGATATCCATTTAAAGCATGGATCAGTCGTGATTGCTGCCATTACTAGTTGTACGAATACCAGCAATCCTTCCGTAATGATTGGAGCGGGACTCATAGCTAAAAAAGCCGTAGAAAAAGGACTGCAAGTCAATCGCTCTATTAAGACGAGTTTAGCCCCTGGATCACGTGTGGTTACCGATTATTTGCAAAAAGCAGGATTGCAAAAGTATTTAGATGTGTTGGGTTTTAATTTAGTTGCTTATGGTTGCACAACCTGTATTGGTAATAGTGGTCCTTTGGATGAAAAAATTGAAAACGCGATTAAGCAATATGATTTAATAGTAGCTAGTGTATTGAGTGGTAATCGTAATTTCGAAGCGCGGATTCACGGATCGGTCAAAGCTAATTTTTTGATGTCACCTCCTCTTGTAGTAGCCTACGCTCTAGCAGGGAATATGTATATTGATTTTGAGAAGGATCCATTGGGCTATGATTTATCGGGGAATCCTGTTTTTTTAGCTGATATCTGGCCTTCTGCAAAAGAGATCGAAGAAACTATTTTTCAAGCCATGCAACCTGAGATGTTCATAAAGCGCTATAAGTATATTCTAGAGGATAATCCTTTTTGGAAAAAAATAGAGAGAAAGATAGGAGCTCAATACGCATGGGATAAAAAAAGCACATATATTCAGTGTCCTCCTTTTTTTGAGCATTTTTCCAAAAAGTTACCTGTTCGACCAAATCTCACCGGTATGAGACCACTTGCTTTGTTTGGTGATTCTATCACTACGGATCACATCTCTCCAGCTGGTGCTTTTAGAGCCAGTTCTGCTGCTGGTAAGTATTTGATTGAGCATGGCGTTAACGAGACAGATTTTAATAGTTATGGTAGTAGAAGAGGAAATCACCATATTATGATGAGAGGTACATTTGCTAATGTGCGTATTCGTAATCAGATGCTCACAGGAAAAGAGGGTGGTTTTACTAAGCTCATGCCCGAAGGAAAAGAAATGCAGATTTTTGAAGCATGTCAGAAATATGCGGAGCGTAAAGTCCCTTTGATCGTCTTTGCTGGTAGTGATTATGGGATGGGTAGTTCTCGTGACTGGGCAGCCAAAGGAACAGCATTGCTTGGTGTGCGTGCTGTAGTAGCGCGTAGTTTTGAGCGCATACATCGTAGCAACTTAGTAGGCATGGGAGTCCTTCCTTTGCAGTTTCAAGAAAATGCTAGTTGGGAAAGTCTTCAGATTAGTGGTGCAGAAACTTTTGATCTAATTGGTTTAGAAAAAGAATGTAAACCACATCAAAAAGTTATTTTAAAGATTAATCGAGAAGATGGTTTCACTCAAGAAATATCTTTATTGGTTAGGATTGATTCTGCAATTGAAGTGGATTATTATTTGCAAGGAGGGATTTTGCCCTATGTACTTAGGCAGATTTTAACTTAA
- a CDS encoding class I SAM-dependent methyltransferase has translation MELKERSSCRISQGPLIDVFDLGKLPLSCFPLPSDPSPEDHPVLLSLNEQSGLVQLRHTVSPDEMYNQYWYMSGMNASMKQALKSIVDEAIKRSRISLEKGDIVVDIASNDGTLLSFYPPYLFRVGIDPAKNIKPENCDLHINTYFNANDYVHYLGNKKAKIITSIAVFYDLEDPIQFAKDASSILDENGLWIIELSYLPTMLERNSFDTICAEHLEYYSMTSIEYVLSAADMEVEDVSLNDVNGGSFRLYIRHKGKANITNAVKEIRAYEKTHDFTKASIYFAFASRVENNKNEMLSFLKEQKNKGKKVIGYGASTKGNTILAYYGIGPELLPFIAERNPIKWGRQAVTRIPIISEEEARAMNPDYLLAFPYHFMKEFLERETDFLKKGGKFISPVPKLTVIP, from the coding sequence ATGGAATTGAAAGAAAGAAGCTCTTGTAGAATATCTCAAGGGCCTCTTATTGATGTTTTTGATCTTGGTAAGCTCCCCCTATCCTGTTTTCCTCTTCCATCAGACCCTTCGCCAGAAGATCATCCTGTTTTACTTTCATTAAATGAACAATCTGGGCTAGTTCAACTTAGACATACAGTGAGCCCAGATGAAATGTATAACCAATATTGGTATATGTCAGGCATGAATGCATCCATGAAGCAAGCGCTTAAATCTATAGTAGATGAAGCGATTAAACGCTCTCGAATCTCCTTAGAAAAAGGAGATATTGTAGTTGACATTGCATCTAATGATGGCACCCTTCTCAGCTTCTATCCTCCCTATTTATTCAGAGTAGGAATTGATCCAGCCAAAAACATTAAGCCAGAAAACTGTGATTTGCACATCAATACCTATTTTAATGCTAATGATTACGTCCATTATTTGGGAAATAAAAAAGCAAAAATTATCACAAGCATTGCTGTTTTTTACGACCTTGAAGATCCTATACAATTTGCTAAAGATGCAAGTTCAATACTTGATGAGAACGGTTTATGGATTATTGAACTAAGCTATCTTCCTACTATGCTAGAGAGAAACTCTTTTGATACGATCTGCGCAGAGCATTTAGAATATTATTCTATGACTTCTATCGAATATGTGTTGTCTGCAGCAGATATGGAAGTAGAAGACGTTTCATTAAATGATGTAAATGGAGGAAGTTTTAGGCTGTATATTCGACATAAGGGCAAGGCAAATATAACCAATGCAGTAAAAGAGATACGCGCATATGAAAAGACTCATGATTTTACTAAGGCTTCTATTTATTTCGCTTTTGCCTCTAGGGTAGAGAATAATAAAAATGAGATGCTCTCATTTCTTAAAGAGCAAAAAAACAAAGGCAAAAAAGTTATCGGATATGGAGCATCTACTAAAGGTAATACTATCCTTGCATACTATGGTATAGGGCCTGAGTTACTGCCATTTATAGCAGAGCGCAACCCTATTAAATGGGGGAGGCAAGCTGTAACAAGGATCCCTATTATTTCGGAAGAAGAAGCTAGAGCTATGAATCCTGATTATCTACTTGCATTCCCCTACCATTTCATGAAAGAGTTTCTTGAAAGAGAAACTGACTTTCTCAAAAAAGGAGGAAAGTTCATTTCTCCTGTTCCTAAACTAACCGTTATTCCTTAA
- a CDS encoding motility associated factor glycosyltransferase family protein, with protein MGKSFVGNSSLDLLSERYPDLSFLLNFSSSCETLSEEEFIPEFRDVEVLYIYGIGGSSAYPSLKKWVLEEKTRRVVFLEDSIHAIESFLSFTYSKQILQDSQMFLSYVEEPYAKKLEEIVSNYPVEHIFIQATNSYRRKPQFEQLYLQLLRITTVVHASTTEILKSHHMLANLMRNVSRWPHSFLANRFQGQFVDVPAIICGAGPSLLDAIEPLKNLHDRALILAGGSAITALSNQGIAPHLNIAADPNFEEFERLKMASAYETPLIYATRVHPDIWNTCNGQMGYLVSDTGGSCEKHFENLLGIDHQAVGPDLGMEALSVTTLSLAFAVEMGCNPIVFVGVDLSYTGMQRYAEKVVSHSAVDPKKLEENTQASEKLLRRKNMKNELVYTTIKWVMESECIASFAKKHTNCRFINATSGLGFKDIENSSLEEVSMDWKPIDLHAAIHQKMQLYQLDPRFSKTIASEKKKLCSSILHLQEMVLRMLKITHEAFIQDASVPTAKMILLEFDFEEELALNALFPFLDSTLDRLLDPCEKRKKSDKEMLKHFLEKYTSWKEILEYVVGQNLIG; from the coding sequence ATGGGAAAAAGCTTTGTTGGAAATAGTTCTTTAGATCTTTTAAGTGAAAGGTATCCGGATCTTAGTTTTTTATTGAATTTCTCCAGCTCTTGTGAAACTTTATCTGAAGAGGAATTCATTCCAGAATTTAGAGATGTTGAGGTTTTATATATTTATGGAATTGGTGGGTCTAGTGCTTATCCTAGTTTAAAAAAGTGGGTTTTGGAAGAAAAGACAAGGAGGGTGGTTTTTTTAGAGGATTCAATTCATGCAATAGAGAGTTTTTTATCTTTTACTTACAGTAAGCAAATCCTTCAAGATAGTCAAATGTTTCTGTCCTATGTAGAAGAGCCTTATGCAAAAAAATTAGAAGAAATTGTATCCAACTATCCAGTAGAACATATTTTTATCCAAGCAACCAATTCTTATCGTAGAAAACCTCAATTTGAACAGTTGTATTTACAACTCTTAAGGATTACAACTGTTGTACACGCAAGTACAACAGAGATTCTAAAGTCTCATCACATGTTAGCAAATCTCATGAGGAATGTATCTAGATGGCCTCATTCTTTTTTAGCTAATCGATTTCAAGGGCAGTTTGTAGATGTTCCTGCGATTATTTGTGGAGCAGGTCCTTCTTTATTAGATGCAATAGAGCCCTTGAAGAATTTGCATGATCGCGCACTGATTCTGGCAGGAGGATCGGCCATTACTGCTTTGAGTAATCAAGGCATAGCTCCACATCTAAATATAGCAGCTGATCCTAATTTTGAAGAATTTGAAAGATTAAAAATGGCATCTGCGTATGAAACACCGCTCATTTATGCAACCAGAGTGCATCCAGATATTTGGAATACGTGTAATGGGCAGATGGGGTATCTTGTTTCTGATACAGGAGGCTCTTGTGAAAAACATTTTGAAAATCTGCTTGGAATAGACCATCAAGCAGTAGGTCCTGACCTAGGCATGGAGGCTTTATCTGTGACAACTCTTAGCTTAGCTTTTGCTGTAGAAATGGGCTGTAATCCCATTGTTTTTGTCGGGGTAGATCTATCTTATACAGGTATGCAAAGATATGCAGAAAAAGTGGTATCTCATTCTGCTGTCGATCCTAAAAAACTGGAAGAGAATACACAAGCCTCAGAAAAGCTTTTACGCCGAAAAAATATGAAAAATGAACTTGTTTATACTACGATAAAATGGGTAATGGAATCAGAATGCATTGCTTCTTTTGCTAAAAAACATACAAATTGCCGATTTATCAATGCGACAAGTGGTCTTGGGTTTAAAGATATAGAAAACTCTTCGTTAGAAGAGGTTTCTATGGATTGGAAACCCATTGACTTACATGCTGCTATTCATCAAAAAATGCAACTCTATCAATTAGATCCTCGTTTTAGCAAAACCATTGCATCTGAAAAGAAAAAACTCTGTTCAAGCATTTTGCACTTACAAGAGATGGTGTTACGTATGCTAAAAATAACTCATGAAGCTTTTATACAGGACGCTAGTGTACCCACTGCTAAAATGATTCTCTTAGAATTTGATTTTGAAGAAGAACTTGCCCTAAATGCTTTATTTCCTTTTTTAGATTCAACGCTTGATCGTCTATTAGATCCTTGCGAAAAACGAAAGAAAAGTGATAAAGAAATGCTTAAACATTTTTTAGAAAAATATACTAGCTGGAAAGAGATTTTAGAATATGTAGTTGGGCAAAACCTTATAGGGTGA
- a CDS encoding toxin-antitoxin system YwqK family antitoxin: MIKENYVFTQEKLIIYDEELGLDVQHEHFCPYLPQSLESPNLVLTTTQAYLIHEGKQQGECRWFFEDRTCQAILFYDQGLLHGPSTFFSPQGQILTKSWYYLGKKTGKTRYFYSSQKPASIQRFIDGKPEGLQEYFYETGSIKSLIPYCLHQLDGQVRLFWESGLLKRSIDYQNGQKHGWDRLWNEEQVLIDEGCYEKGESIGVHRHFFCNQILREEKVFHTPKRYDRKRWNQKGQLILEGIYTSDSNYIEKTYHNA, from the coding sequence ATGATAAAAGAGAACTATGTGTTCACTCAAGAGAAACTAATTATATATGATGAAGAATTGGGATTGGATGTTCAACATGAACATTTCTGTCCTTATCTTCCTCAATCTCTTGAATCACCAAATCTGGTTTTAACAACTACCCAGGCTTATTTGATCCATGAAGGGAAGCAACAAGGGGAGTGTCGTTGGTTTTTTGAAGATAGAACCTGCCAAGCCATTTTGTTTTATGACCAAGGTCTTTTGCATGGGCCCTCTACTTTTTTTAGCCCTCAAGGGCAAATTCTCACAAAAAGTTGGTACTATTTGGGTAAAAAAACAGGAAAGACGCGTTATTTTTACTCTTCTCAAAAACCAGCGAGTATACAAAGGTTTATAGACGGAAAACCCGAAGGTTTACAGGAGTATTTCTATGAAACAGGTAGTATCAAAAGTCTTATTCCTTATTGCTTGCATCAATTAGATGGGCAGGTACGTCTTTTTTGGGAATCGGGTTTACTAAAAAGATCCATTGATTATCAAAATGGACAAAAACATGGTTGGGATCGGCTTTGGAATGAGGAACAGGTACTTATAGATGAAGGTTGTTATGAAAAAGGAGAATCCATAGGAGTGCATCGTCATTTTTTCTGTAATCAAATTTTGCGTGAAGAAAAAGTTTTCCATACACCAAAGCGTTACGATCGTAAACGTTGGAATCAGAAAGGGCAGTTAATACTAGAAGGAATTTATACATCTGATAGCAATTACATAGAAAAAACCTACCACAATGCATAA
- a CDS encoding motility associated factor glycosyltransferase family protein: MLQIVNSLDRLESYDTDVLSIFDLHLLPRLDKWLLENPKRFLICIEKNLQAFLQAKAQLQDPRIRLYYWDSNASLCSRIIWEFCLLRLTQVAIDEEERTFSQMLKEMHVQVHLLISDFRDLGEVVIANLLQNIDQIPVSLLGESLENCCQNIPAIICGAGPSLDRQIPMLAQTQERALLFGAGSAMCALETQGIYPHFGVAFDPDPPPSRYLAQTGYETPYFYQSRISSRQLASLHGQKLWISDSDNYPLEKWIYQELGLGYPLMDSGFTSANFCALIAAHLGCNPIICVGMDFCSPKHQVYAASMQADQGNWVECINAKKEKRISKPDWLASASWLDQFAEKNKVIEWIYTDQEAMSLAHVKYLPLEQISLPSAFDTASFSYALTDRAARSEITQESVRAVLHKLSNSFTEALNLCNQLLKLWEKHYPHSILETGELALLESDLAQNICVQKLLLPLWEIWKWPILRQEEHIPTRVLHQHLFFKKAVEIHLSTFKSVKI, from the coding sequence ATGTTGCAAATAGTAAATAGTTTGGATCGTTTAGAATCTTATGATACGGATGTTTTGTCTATATTTGATTTACATTTACTTCCTCGTTTAGATAAATGGCTTTTAGAAAATCCCAAAAGATTTTTAATTTGTATTGAAAAAAACTTGCAGGCTTTCTTGCAAGCTAAAGCTCAATTGCAAGATCCACGGATTAGATTGTATTATTGGGATTCCAATGCTAGTTTATGTTCCAGAATTATCTGGGAGTTTTGTCTTTTACGTTTGACTCAAGTAGCTATAGATGAAGAAGAGCGTACTTTCTCTCAAATGCTCAAAGAGATGCATGTCCAAGTGCATCTTTTGATTTCTGATTTCCGTGACTTAGGAGAGGTTGTTATAGCTAATCTATTACAAAATATAGATCAAATACCAGTATCTCTTCTGGGAGAATCTTTAGAAAATTGTTGTCAAAATATACCTGCAATCATTTGCGGAGCAGGCCCATCATTAGATAGACAAATACCCATGCTTGCTCAAACGCAAGAAAGAGCCTTGTTATTTGGTGCAGGTTCTGCTATGTGTGCTTTAGAGACACAAGGGATTTATCCTCACTTTGGGGTTGCTTTTGACCCAGATCCTCCTCCTAGTCGATATTTAGCACAAACAGGCTATGAAACACCCTATTTTTATCAGTCTAGGATCTCCTCTAGACAGCTTGCTTCTTTACATGGTCAAAAACTCTGGATATCCGATTCAGATAATTATCCTTTAGAAAAATGGATCTATCAAGAATTAGGTCTCGGTTATCCATTAATGGATAGCGGGTTTACATCAGCTAATTTTTGCGCATTGATCGCAGCCCATTTAGGGTGTAATCCTATTATCTGTGTGGGTATGGACTTTTGTTCTCCAAAACATCAAGTATACGCAGCAAGTATGCAAGCAGACCAGGGAAATTGGGTGGAGTGTATCAATGCAAAGAAAGAAAAGAGAATCTCAAAACCAGATTGGTTAGCAAGCGCTTCTTGGTTAGATCAATTTGCTGAAAAAAATAAAGTGATCGAATGGATATATACTGATCAGGAAGCAATGTCTTTAGCACATGTCAAATACCTTCCTTTAGAACAAATTTCATTGCCAAGCGCTTTTGATACCGCTTCTTTTAGTTACGCACTCACAGATCGAGCAGCTAGATCTGAAATTACCCAAGAAAGCGTACGAGCTGTTTTACATAAATTGAGTAATAGCTTTACAGAAGCACTTAATCTATGCAATCAATTGCTAAAGCTATGGGAAAAGCATTACCCTCATTCTATTTTGGAAACAGGAGAACTTGCTCTATTAGAGTCTGATTTAGCACAAAATATTTGTGTACAGAAGCTTTTACTGCCCCTTTGGGAAATTTGGAAATGGCCTATTTTGAGGCAAGAAGAGCATATTCCCACAAGAGTTTTACATCAGCATTTATTTTTTAAAAAAGCAGTTGAAATCCATTTATCTACTTTCAAGAGTGTAAAAATATGA
- a CDS encoding type I restriction enzyme HsdR N-terminal domain-containing protein → MVSSDPNNNKPWLIDKMRGVAIRATPEEKIRQKLLKVLIEELFFPKECIVIEKALSELPHLQGKHVPKRRLDILCYFPMHDQLLPLLLIECKKSGGTKQALSQVNGYNYWVKAPFVAVANQEGILLKYLDIASNEIVLKEGLPSYQDLIACCK, encoded by the coding sequence ATGGTCTCATCCGACCCGAATAATAATAAACCTTGGCTTATTGATAAAATGCGTGGCGTTGCTATTCGCGCAACGCCTGAAGAAAAAATCAGGCAAAAACTATTAAAGGTTCTAATTGAAGAACTCTTTTTCCCTAAAGAATGTATCGTCATAGAAAAGGCGCTTAGTGAACTGCCTCATCTTCAAGGAAAGCATGTGCCAAAAAGGCGTCTGGATATTTTATGCTATTTTCCTATGCATGATCAACTTCTGCCTTTATTGCTAATTGAATGTAAGAAAAGTGGAGGAACAAAACAGGCTTTAAGCCAGGTAAATGGGTATAATTATTGGGTGAAAGCTCCTTTTGTCGCTGTAGCAAATCAAGAGGGTATTTTGCTTAAATATTTAGATATAGCTTCAAATGAAATAGTCTTAAAAGAAGGCTTGCCTTCCTATCAGGATTTAATTGCATGTTGCAAATAG
- the hpf gene encoding ribosome hibernation-promoting factor, HPF/YfiA family, translating to MNDKNKFDQDLGYRIDIIGRQVQVTDSIKNHIWNKLSKIERLHNHILHLHVTLEVHKVEHACVLMVKLDHLKIKAQATSTDMYVSIDQAINRLHTLICRYKDRIQDYYQKVSTTVDMAVDIFKKSEIDQINAEIEEENREREMQDLLPPMIIDTKVKPLKTLNTEEALMKIDLSQDQFLIFRSEEDRKLKVLYRRKDGHYGLIRPE from the coding sequence ATGAACGACAAAAATAAATTTGATCAAGATCTTGGTTACCGTATTGATATTATCGGGCGTCAAGTTCAAGTAACCGATTCGATAAAGAACCACATTTGGAATAAACTCTCCAAGATTGAACGTTTGCATAATCACATCTTGCATCTACATGTTACATTAGAAGTTCATAAGGTTGAACATGCCTGTGTATTAATGGTCAAACTTGATCATCTTAAGATTAAAGCACAAGCTACAAGTACAGATATGTATGTTTCCATTGATCAAGCAATTAATCGATTGCATACTTTAATCTGTCGTTATAAAGACAGAATTCAAGATTATTATCAAAAAGTGTCTACAACAGTAGATATGGCAGTAGATATCTTTAAAAAATCTGAAATAGATCAAATTAATGCAGAAATAGAAGAGGAAAACCGAGAAAGAGAAATGCAAGATCTTTTGCCTCCCATGATTATTGATACAAAAGTGAAGCCTCTTAAAACACTTAATACAGAAGAGGCTCTTATGAAAATAGATCTCTCTCAAGATCAGTTTTTGATTTTTCGCTCAGAAGAAGATCGTAAATTAAAAGTTCTTTATCGTCGTAAGGACGGTCATTATGGTCTCATCCGACCCGAATAA
- a CDS encoding Fic family protein encodes MQARALILEAHHTTHIEGTHLSLDQAEKLLSGKKLSRVDAEDVRELLIYKKYFDFVSDYLTSQKPITEGLIREIHKKLVDKVRGNNAQPGQYRKIQNYVANAKTKEIIYTPPLAYEVPCLMAQLVDWIQNEQTIPPCSCVWHCTISISSYPPFSRWQW; translated from the coding sequence ATGCAGGCTAGAGCTCTTATTCTCGAAGCTCACCATACTACTCATATCGAAGGCACTCATTTAAGCTTAGATCAAGCTGAAAAACTACTTTCTGGAAAAAAACTATCCAGAGTAGATGCTGAAGATGTAAGAGAATTATTAATTTATAAAAAATATTTTGATTTTGTATCTGATTATCTGACCTCTCAAAAACCTATTACTGAAGGTTTAATCCGAGAAATCCATAAAAAACTAGTCGATAAAGTTCGAGGAAACAATGCCCAACCAGGTCAATATAGAAAGATCCAAAACTATGTAGCGAATGCAAAAACTAAAGAAATTATTTATACTCCACCACTAGCCTATGAAGTCCCTTGTCTTATGGCTCAACTAGTGGATTGGATACAAAATGAGCAAACAATTCCCCCCTGTTCTTGTGTCTGGCATTGTACAATTTCAATTAGTTCATATCCACCCTTTTCTAGATGGCAATGGTAG
- a CDS encoding Fic family protein, with translation MSKQFPPVLVSGIVQFQLVHIHPFLDGNGRTARLLSTLCLYKFGYDFKKLFTISEYYDRNRANYYKAIQSVRDKNMDMTVWLEYFSKALETQMQEIQLKGTHAIKLDILVAKYKLSKRQKQILQQLLETNEDFTIQQYESFYPDINRRTLQRDLSDLVGKRLISQMGKKKVTYYRINLD, from the coding sequence ATGAGCAAACAATTCCCCCCTGTTCTTGTGTCTGGCATTGTACAATTTCAATTAGTTCATATCCACCCTTTTCTAGATGGCAATGGTAGAACGGCCCGACTTTTGTCTACTTTGTGTCTTTATAAATTCGGATATGATTTTAAAAAACTTTTTACAATAAGCGAATATTACGACCGAAATCGAGCTAATTATTATAAGGCCATTCAGTCTGTTAGAGACAAGAATATGGATATGACTGTTTGGCTAGAATATTTTTCCAAGGCTCTAGAAACTCAAATGCAGGAAATTCAACTTAAAGGCACTCATGCTATAAAGTTGGATATTCTGGTAGCAAAATATAAACTTTCCAAAAGACAAAAACAGATATTACAACAATTACTGGAAACAAATGAAGACTTTACTATTCAACAATATGAATCATTTTACCCGGACATAAATAGACGGACTCTACAAAGAGATCTTTCCGATCTAGTAGGGAAAAGGCTGATTTCCCAAATGGGAAAGAAAAAAGTCACCTATTATCGAATAAATCTAGATTAA